One region of Quercus lobata isolate SW786 chromosome 2, ValleyOak3.0 Primary Assembly, whole genome shotgun sequence genomic DNA includes:
- the LOC115978173 gene encoding malonyl-CoA:anthocyanidin 5-O-glucoside-6''-O-malonyltransferase-like, with translation MATQNSMKLLEVCRVSPLFDSPNTATELSLPLTLFDLFFFKSTPIEFLSFYSHTHLDDHLYFDSILSKLKHSLSLTLAHFLPLVGKLIWPPNSQKPIIHYTPGDSISLTIAESDANFDNLSGHHVTEARDFCPLVPHLETSDSEASILTLQVTLFPSKGFCLGIVADHAVLDGKAMSLFLDSWVYISKLEKLITKNNATLLPELTPFFDRTVVKYPATLDSMFSNRLLAMNSRRSLKSFDFEVPADIVRATFELSRTDIEKIRKRVLSWGDKNGETKTNTSEPLHLSTFVLTFAYTVVCVAKAKEVESNKMIYLYIIANFRSRLDPPIPANYFGNCVGVGGIGAEARELMEESGLAIAAYRIIDGIKKMKGFLNEADKLIEMVTREKEVEGTQTQPEVISVAWSNKFRDYERDFGWGRPKKVELTNIHRTKATSMVDSKNGNGGVEVGMVLKKHEMDRFASLFVTGLQSL, from the coding sequence atggcaACGCAAAATTCGATGAAACTATTGGAAGTTTGCAGAGTCTCTCCGCTCTTTGACTCCCCAAACACAGCCACTGAGTTGTCACTTCCACTCACTCTCTTTGacctctttttcttcaaatccacACCAATTGAGTTTCTTTCCTTCTACTCACATACTCACTTAGACGACCATCTTTACTTTGACTCAATCCTCTCCAAACTCAAGCACTCACTCTCCCTCACTCTCGCACACTTTCTCCCACTTGTTGGGAAACTAATATGGCCTCCTAATTCTCAAAAACCCATAATCCATTACACTCCCGGTGATTCCATTTCACTCACTATAGCTGAATCTGATGCCAACTTTGACAATCTATCTGGACACCACGTAACTGAAGCTAGAGACTTTTGTCCTCTCGTACCCCACTTGGAAACATCAGACTCAGAAGCTTCAATTTTGACATTGCAAGTCACTCTCTTTCCAAGCAAAGGGTTTTGCCTTGGCATTGTTGCGGACCATGCGGTTCTTGATGGGAAAGCCATGTCATTGTTCTTGGACTCATGGGTTTATATAAGCAAACTCGAAAAACTGATCACCAAGAACAACGCAACTTTACTACCAGAACTAACACCATTCTTTGACAGAACCGTTGTCAAATACCCAGCTACACTCGACTCGATGTTCTCAAACCGTTTGTTAGCAATGAATAGCCGTCGAAGCCTGAAGTCATTCGATTTTGAGGTTCCAGCAGACATTGTTCGAGCCACATTCGAGTTAAGCCGTACAGATATAGAAAAAATCAGGAAAAGGGTTTTGTCATGGGGTGATAAGAATGGTGAAACTAAAACAAACACATCGGAACCACTCCATTTATCAACCTTTGTCCTCACATTTGCATATACAGTGGTTTGTGTGGCAAAAGCCAAAGAAGTAGAAAGTAACAAAATGATCTACCTATATATCATAGCTAATTTCCGGTCTCGTTTAGACCCTCCGATTCCAGCcaattattttggtaattgtgtTGGAGTAGGTGGTATAGGTGCCGAAGCAAGAGAGTTAATGGAGGAATCTGGGCTGGCCATTGCTGCTTATAGGATCATTGATGGCATCAAAAAGATGAAGGGATTTCTTAATGAAGCAGATAAATTGATTGAAATGGTGACGAGAGAGAAGGAAGTTGAaggaacccaaacccaaccGGAAGTGATTTCGGTTGCCTGGTCAAACAAATTCAGGGATTATGAGAGGGATTTTGGTTGGGGAAGACCTAAGAAAGTGGAGCTCACGAACATACACAGAACTAAAGCAACTTCTATGGTGGATAGCAAAAATGGGAATGGAGGAGTTGAAGTTGGTATGGTCTTAAAGAAGCATGAAATGGACCGATTTGCTTCTCTCTTTGTTACTGGCTTACAAAGCCTTTAA